A genomic segment from Daphnia pulex isolate KAP4 chromosome 5, ASM2113471v1 encodes:
- the LOC124194827 gene encoding uncharacterized protein LOC124194827, which produces MLLLQQFCNLLRSRTMEDIEMDSIVEKKLSHKEQAEKKYNAEEMAEWKRNKCLRNYRRKMRKEHAKEIERLEAFDIGLHGRIRHLENRNQMLINEGQQKMATGKEKSAAKKKVVVAPSGTKRLLDGDCEASGSKRYREQSESELATKSLAEYEKAKANLETLLKTWETKLARCTSSELPDLSKDAGAIKEALMLVTRKSADRILHAKGTMLGEEERALRQIEADYQKSYAMVKYDLENKLARVVLPTDVSSWLSEIELKLQALQLPLASRDVDDVVEIKTTRHCHSYKIRHFC; this is translated from the exons ATGTTGCTCTTGCAGcaattttgtaatttgttgCGCTCTC GAACAATGGAAGATATCGAAATGGATTCAATTGTTGAGAAAAAACTTAGCCATAAGGAAcaagcagagaaaaaatataatgCTGAAGAAATGGCAGAAtggaagagaaataaatgtcTTCGGAATTATcggagaaaaatgagaaaagaacaCGCCAAGGAGATTGAGAGGCTGGAGGCGTTCGATATTGGGTTGCATGGGAGGATTCGACATTTAGAAAATCGTAATCAAATG CTAATTAACGAAGGTCAACAGAAAATGgcaactggaaaagaaaagtcagctgcaaagaaaaaggttgTGGTAGCACCCAGTGGGACCAAAAGGTTGCTGGATGGCGATTGTGAGGCATCAGGTTCGAAACGCTATAGAGAGCAGTCGGAAAGTGAACTGGCAACGAAA tccTTGGCAGAGTACGAGAAAGCCAAAGCGAATCTTGAAACTCTGTTGAAAACGTGGGAGACAAAATTGGCAAGGTGTACATCATCAGAGCTACCAGACCTCTCAAAGGATGCTGGTGCCATAAAGGAAGCTTTGATGCTTGTAACGAGAAAGTCAGCAGACAGGATCTTACATGCTAAAGGAACAATgcttggagaagaagaaagagcttTGAGGCAGATAGAGGCTGATTATCAGAAAAGCTATGCCATGGTAAAATACGACTTGGAAAATAAACTTGCTAGGGTAGTTCTTCCAACAGACGTTAGCTCTTGGCTATCTGAAATAGAATTGAAGCTACa AGCCCTTCAACTACCTTTGGCCAGCCGCGATGTAGATGATGTCgttgaaattaaaacaactAGGCATTGCCACAGCTACAAAATCCGACATTTTTGCTGA
- the LOC124193448 gene encoding DNA topoisomerase 2-like, protein MTLLRKRYPTKKKSTVMSASLREIDIICNELEMFVEEQYQLHESVGDPEKAFDLKLHLYRRETRQVSFYEFVHRGLVRYTNMEHERYTRSIMDGLTVGQRKIIFTCIKRSDKEEVTVAQLAGLVAARTSLCNYGEENLTRTIIGLAHDFVGTNNINLLQPIGHFGTRLQGGEDAASPRQISTLMSRLTKIIFHPYDDRLLKHRTDGKRLIEPEFYAPIIPMILVNGIDGIGTDRTTSRLIYNPREIIGNIVMIAADLSTFTLFPELPPPLSASLFYLYLFHLIPRNSTI, encoded by the exons ATGACGTTATTAAGAAAACGATAcccgacgaagaagaaaagtaccGTGATGTCAGCAAGTCTTCGAGAAATTGATATCATCTGTAATGAGTTGGAAATGTTCGTGGAAGAGCAATATCAACTTCACGAGTCTGTCGGCGACCCCGAAAAAgcttttgatttgaaactCCACCTTTATCGGAGAGAAACAAGACAAGTTAGTTTCTACGAATTTGTGCATCGTGGACTAGTCCGGTACACCAACATGGAACATGAACGTTATACACGTTCAATCATGGATGGTTTGACAGTGGGACAGAGAAAAATTATCTTCACTTGTATTAAGCGCAGTGATAAAGAAGAAGTAACAGTAGCCCAGCTCGCCGGTCTCGTAGCTGCAAGGACGTCGCTCTGCAACTACGGTGAAGAAAATTTGACTAGAACAATCATTGGATTGGCTCATGACTTCGTGGGTACGAACAACATCAATTTACTCCAGCCTATTGGCCATTTTGGCACTCGGCTGCAG GGAGGTGAAGATGCTGCTAGCCCTCGTCAAATTTCGACTCTGATGAGCCGACTGACAAAGATAATTTTTCACCCATACGATGATCGGTTGTTGAAACATCGAACGGATGGGAAACGGCTCATCGAACCCGAGTTTTATGCTCCCATTATTCCAATGATCTTGGTCAACGGAATTGACGGGATCGGCACCGATCGGACGACGTCAAGATTGATCTATAATCCACGAGAGATTATTGGAAATATTGTTATGATCGCCGCCGACTTGTCGACGTTCACACTTTTCCCAGaattgcccccccccctttctgcTTCCCTATTTTACTTGTATCTGTTTCACCTTATTCCACGGAACTCGACGATATAG